The Daucus carota subsp. sativus chromosome 2, DH1 v3.0, whole genome shotgun sequence genome includes a window with the following:
- the LOC135150657 gene encoding alternative NAD(P)H-ubiquinone oxidoreductase C1, chloroplastic/mitochondrial-like yields MKDGSWMSLGKIQFAGSKSIERLTPEQVLLIDKFERFIFKPMLHELLSGEVDSWEIAPRFSDLLAKTGVQFLQDRVKLLHPYDNLRLSGPTRMGDLLCLRCSDSL; encoded by the exons ATGAAAGATGGTTCATGGATG TCTCTAGGTAAAATCCAATTTGCTGGATCGAAAAGTATTGAGAGGTTAACACCGGAGCAG GTGCTTCTGATTGACAAGTTTGAAAGATTTATCTTTAAGCCAATGTTACATGAGCTTCTGAGTGGAG AAGTAGATTCATGGGAAATAGCTCCACGGTTTTCAGATCTTCTAGCAAAAACTGGTGTGCAATTTTTACAAGATAGAGTGAAACTTCTTCATCCATATGATAATTTGCGACTGAGCGGGCCTACAAGAATGGGAGACTTGCTATGTTTGCGGTGCTCGGATTCTTTATGA